One region of Bacterioplanoides sp. SCSIO 12839 genomic DNA includes:
- a CDS encoding AraC family transcriptional regulator, translating into MKQSLRTPSVSVHYLSIITNALKRMGYPAIQGNDYDNTLNEDERYIQRVSADVLFDTWQQAEQLTQDPLIGLHIGERIHPMDFGLLGQLMMNCHSLGEAIEQVFAAEFVLNNAFASQVIITKELAINRIYDGQYEANTMRHVAEQDISALINIGAFVMNRDYCDSDRPIEVHFRHSAGGSVAEYERTLGCPVKFDQQYSQVIFPIAVLEQPIYNPSPRVAKLLAAELQSLIEDIELSDALATRIWRYLRTQDFAALPDIEQTACHFNMTPRTLQRHLQQEETSFQYELNQFKAVLAKNMLNNKKQPISKTAYNLGFHDLSSFHKAFKRWTGLTPGEYQRSLP; encoded by the coding sequence ATGAAGCAGTCTCTGAGAACCCCATCCGTCAGTGTTCATTATCTGTCCATTATTACCAATGCCCTGAAACGCATGGGTTACCCTGCTATTCAGGGCAATGATTACGATAACACCCTGAATGAAGACGAGCGCTATATTCAGCGTGTATCCGCTGATGTTTTGTTTGATACCTGGCAACAGGCGGAGCAGCTTACACAAGACCCTCTCATTGGTTTGCACATCGGCGAGCGAATTCATCCAATGGATTTCGGCCTGCTTGGTCAGCTCATGATGAACTGCCACTCATTAGGTGAAGCCATTGAGCAGGTTTTTGCCGCCGAGTTTGTACTGAATAATGCTTTTGCCTCACAGGTCATCATCACCAAGGAATTGGCTATCAACCGTATTTATGACGGTCAGTATGAAGCAAATACAATGCGTCATGTCGCAGAGCAAGATATATCGGCCTTGATCAACATCGGAGCGTTCGTGATGAATCGCGACTATTGCGACAGCGACAGGCCTATCGAAGTACATTTCCGGCACTCGGCCGGAGGCTCTGTGGCCGAATATGAGCGCACTCTCGGCTGCCCGGTTAAATTTGATCAACAATACAGCCAGGTTATTTTTCCCATCGCGGTACTGGAACAGCCCATCTATAACCCAAGCCCCAGAGTTGCCAAATTGCTGGCAGCTGAGCTGCAATCCTTAATCGAAGACATCGAACTGAGTGATGCTCTCGCAACCCGTATCTGGCGTTATTTAAGAACTCAGGATTTCGCAGCGCTACCCGATATTGAGCAAACGGCCTGTCACTTTAATATGACACCACGCACGCTCCAGCGTCATCTCCAGCAAGAAGAGACCAGTTTCCAATATGAACTGAATCAATTTAAAGCCGTGCTGGCGAAAAACATGCTCAATAATAAAAAACAGCCTATATCCAAAACGGCTTACAATCTGGGGTTTCATGATCTCAGCTCTTTCCATAAAGCCTTCAAGCGCTGGACCGGTCTGACACCTGGCGAGTATCAACGCTCTCTTCCCTGA
- the nqrF gene encoding NADH:ubiquinone reductase (Na(+)-transporting) subunit F, with the protein MSPEIILGVVMFTVIVLSLVAVILSARAKLVSTGKVKILINGETTVETEAGGKLLQTLAANNIFLSSACGGGGTCAQCKCQVTDGGGSMLPTEESHFTKGEAREGWRLSCQVPVKQDMVVEVDEEVFGVKKWETTVESNPNMATFIKELTLRLPEGENVDFRAGGYVQLECPPFEINFSDFDIEEQYRGDWEHFGFFDLKTVNKENVIRAYSMANYPEEKGVVKFNIRIATPPPGTTGINPGIMSSYVFNLKPGDKVTVYGPFGEFFAKDTDAEMVFIGGGAGMAPMRSHIFDQLKRLKSDRKISFWYGARSLKELFYQDEYDALAEQFPNFEWHVAMSDPQPEDNWEGLTGFIHNVLLENYLKDHPAPEDCEFYMCGPPIMNQSVIKMLENLGVEPENILLDDFGG; encoded by the coding sequence ATGAGTCCAGAAATTATCCTCGGCGTAGTGATGTTCACGGTTATCGTACTGTCTCTGGTAGCGGTAATTCTGAGCGCACGTGCCAAGCTGGTTAGCACCGGTAAAGTAAAAATCCTGATCAACGGTGAAACCACCGTTGAAACTGAAGCCGGTGGCAAGCTGCTGCAAACACTGGCGGCCAACAACATCTTCCTGTCATCGGCTTGTGGTGGCGGTGGTACCTGTGCCCAGTGTAAGTGCCAGGTTACCGATGGTGGTGGCTCTATGCTGCCAACCGAAGAGTCTCACTTCACCAAAGGTGAAGCGCGCGAAGGCTGGCGTCTGTCGTGTCAGGTGCCGGTTAAGCAAGACATGGTTGTTGAAGTGGATGAAGAAGTATTCGGTGTTAAGAAGTGGGAGACCACGGTTGAATCGAACCCGAATATGGCTACCTTTATTAAAGAGCTGACCCTGCGTCTGCCAGAAGGTGAAAACGTTGATTTCCGTGCCGGTGGTTACGTTCAGTTGGAGTGTCCTCCATTTGAAATTAACTTCTCTGACTTCGATATCGAAGAACAGTACCGTGGTGACTGGGAACACTTTGGCTTCTTCGACCTGAAGACAGTGAACAAAGAAAACGTGATCCGTGCTTACTCCATGGCTAACTACCCGGAAGAGAAGGGTGTGGTTAAGTTCAATATCCGTATTGCAACGCCACCTCCGGGCACAACCGGAATTAACCCGGGCATCATGTCGTCTTACGTGTTCAACCTGAAGCCAGGTGACAAGGTAACCGTATATGGTCCGTTTGGTGAGTTCTTCGCTAAAGACACCGATGCCGAAATGGTATTCATCGGTGGTGGTGCGGGTATGGCGCCAATGCGTTCTCATATCTTCGACCAGCTGAAGCGTCTGAAGTCCGATCGTAAGATCAGCTTCTGGTACGGTGCACGTTCCCTGAAAGAACTGTTCTATCAGGATGAGTACGATGCTTTAGCGGAGCAATTCCCGAATTTCGAATGGCACGTGGCGATGTCTGACCCGCAGCCAGAAGATAACTGGGAAGGTCTGACAGGCTTTATTCACAACGTGCTGTTGGAGAATTACCTGAAAGATCACCCGGCACCGGAAGATTGTGAGTTCTACATGTGTGGGCCACCAATCATGAACCAATCGGTGATCAAGATGTTAGAAAACCTGGGCGTAGAACCAGAAAACATCTTATTGGATGACTTCGGCGGTTAA
- the nqrE gene encoding NADH:ubiquinone reductase (Na(+)-transporting) subunit E: MEHYISLFVKAVFVENMALAFFLGMCTFLAISKKIQTALGLGVAVIVVLAITVPVNNLIYTYVLKEGAWAWMGPDYASVDLSFLGLLTYIGVIAAMVQILEMVLDKYVPALYNALGVFLPLITVNCAIMGASLFMVERDYNFAESTVYGIGAGVGWALAITALAGIREKLKYSDVPAGLQGLGITFMTVGLMSLGFMSFSGVSL, translated from the coding sequence ATGGAACACTACATCAGTTTATTCGTTAAGGCTGTGTTTGTTGAAAACATGGCGTTGGCCTTCTTCCTGGGCATGTGTACCTTCCTGGCAATCTCCAAGAAGATTCAGACCGCTCTGGGCTTAGGTGTTGCCGTGATTGTGGTACTGGCGATTACTGTGCCGGTTAACAACCTGATCTACACCTACGTATTAAAAGAAGGTGCCTGGGCTTGGATGGGGCCGGATTACGCTTCTGTTGACCTGAGCTTCTTAGGTCTGCTGACTTACATCGGTGTTATTGCAGCGATGGTTCAGATTCTGGAGATGGTTCTGGATAAATACGTACCAGCGCTGTACAACGCACTGGGCGTATTCCTGCCGTTGATCACCGTGAACTGCGCCATCATGGGTGCCTCCCTGTTCATGGTAGAGCGTGACTACAACTTCGCTGAGTCGACCGTTTATGGTATCGGCGCAGGCGTAGGTTGGGCGCTGGCGATCACTGCGCTGGCAGGTATTCGTGAAAAACTGAAGTACAGCGACGTACCGGCAGGTCTGCAAGGTTTGGGTATTACCTTTATGACTGTTGGCTTGATGTCTCTGGGCTTTATGTCTTTCTCCGGCGTATCACTGTAA
- a CDS encoding NADH:ubiquinone reductase (Na(+)-transporting) subunit D — protein MSVKSVLTEPLFSQNPIAVQILGVCSALAVTTSLQVTLVMCIALTSVTAFSNLGIALIRNHIPNNIRIIVQMIIIASLVIVVDQILKAYAYEISKQLSVFVGLIITNCIVMGRAEAFAMKNGPVLSFFDGIGNGLGYSVVLIVVAVVRELFGAGSLMGIEILPLVTNGGWYQSNGLLLLPPSAFFIIGLFIWALRSWKTEQVEAADFKILPNTENGGHH, from the coding sequence ATGTCTGTTAAGTCCGTATTAACCGAACCTTTATTCTCCCAGAACCCGATTGCGGTTCAGATTCTGGGTGTATGTTCTGCGCTGGCGGTAACCACCAGCTTGCAGGTAACTCTGGTTATGTGTATTGCACTGACCTCGGTAACTGCGTTTTCTAACCTGGGTATTGCACTGATTCGTAACCATATCCCTAACAATATTCGTATCATCGTACAGATGATCATTATTGCCTCGCTGGTAATTGTGGTGGACCAGATACTGAAAGCCTACGCTTATGAAATCAGTAAGCAGCTGTCGGTATTCGTCGGTCTGATTATTACCAACTGTATCGTAATGGGTCGTGCCGAAGCATTCGCTATGAAGAATGGCCCGGTACTGAGCTTCTTCGATGGTATTGGTAATGGCTTGGGTTATTCCGTAGTACTGATCGTGGTTGCTGTGGTACGTGAGCTGTTTGGTGCTGGTTCTCTGATGGGTATCGAAATCCTGCCGCTGGTCACTAACGGTGGCTGGTATCAGTCCAACGGTCTGTTGTTGTTACCACCAAGTGCGTTCTTCATTATTGGTCTGTTCATTTGGGCACTGCGCAGCTGGAAGACTGAACAAGTGGAAGCAGCAGATTTCAAAATTCTGCCGAACACTGAGAATGGAGGTCACCACTAA